In the genome of Chiroxiphia lanceolata isolate bChiLan1 chromosome 5, bChiLan1.pri, whole genome shotgun sequence, the window cttctctcatgCTTAACTTGAAAGTGACTTTGTGTTGCTTGTGAAGGTAAGAAAATCTTAAGCAAGTTTTTTGGCTTCTTTCTAAGCTGGGAAGATCTCCCTAATTACTCATGCCTGTCCTCATCCATTTCAGAGGCAAGGCTGATACTGGTGTGTGTTTATTAAAACTCTCTGATCCTGACCTTTCAGCAGTGGTGGCTGTTTACATAATTAGAAGCAGCCCACTGTGTGCAGATGCACTGAAGGTTGGTTGGGAAAGATTTACCAAGAAGAGCTCAGACTGAGTGAAGGTGCAGCCTGGATACACCAGTGGTGGATGTTTCCTCAGAGAGGGAAAACTGCAAGGCTGTGCACTCTGGGGACATGTAAGTGACCTCAAACCTTTCAGCAGGATCCCTGGCTGGATCCCACACAGTTCTGGCTTGCACTAGTGGATGGGTGTTGTCACCTTCATTGTCAGAGTCATTGTTTTCTTAGAGCAACAAaccaattttttctttctggatggAGTTTGGTTTGGGCTGAGAGAAGGAAACTGCATCTTCAGGACTAAATCATAATAAGAGGTTCCTGAAATTGCCATTTCAaatgctgcagccagagcatggacagtgtccctgtgctgctgtcactgctcctgTCACAGAGTTCCTGTCACCTCTagttcatagaatcccagaactgtacaatatcctgagttggaagggacccacaaggatcatcgagtccaacccttagccctgctcaggacattcctgagagtcacaccatgtaccccacagtatcatccaaacacttcttgaactctgtcaggcttggtgctgtgacctcTTCCCtgtggagcctgttccagtgcccaaccaccctctgggggaagaacctttttctaatatccaacctaaacctccaaacctaaacttcccctgacacaactgCAGGCCATTCCCatgggtcctgtccctggtcaccacagagcagagatcagtgcctgcccctctgcttccctcatgaggaagctgcagaccaccatgagctctcccctcagtctcccttctccaggctgtttGAGTTgaatgctgctgtttgtgtgtgtatgtgtgtgggaAGAGTGTGGCTCTTCCTGCCACTTGCCTCCTTTGGAACACGTGGTACAACACTAACCACAGTTACCTTGGCATCTTCCTCATACTTATCCACAAGTGCAGAAAAATGTAATGAGAAACGAGCtattctgaaaattaaacagtatttttattatggaGAGTCTGTCAAGGCTTGATAGAGCAGTtagaagaaatgctttttgtcAGTTACataattccaaataaaaatatcagaatcattcctgcaaatatttttttttgctctacAAGTAAAGCAAAGGACCTCGATTACAAGAAGAGTTGTGCTTCTAAGCCATCTGACTTGTTTTCTACTAAGTTTCTCATTGTCCAGCTTTAAAACTTCATGAAGGGAACTTGGAGAGGTGTTTCTGTTGCACATTTCAGAGCCAGGGCGTAAGTGTAAACCCTGGCATCTACTGCAAGGTGTTCCTCTGCCACtagttctgaaaacaaaacaaaacaaaccatgaGGTGCTGTTAAAACATCTCCTCTACAGAAATGTAAGTCCTTTACTAAAATGAAGATGTGTAGCATTCCAGACAGGAATTCTCAATGCCAACTCTCATACCTGGTCAGGTCTCTCATGGCTTTTTGCTTAAGATACAGTATTCTAGGATGAGAAATGCCATGAGGAGCTCTGAGAAGAGAAGCTACGGGGTGCCTGAAGCTCACTTTTGTGCATTTAATATGTTAGAAAGCTCTTACCATCAATTCTTTGCAGTAGGTCGTTCTTTGGAAGTGAAATAACTTCCACAAATTctaggagagaagaaaaaaatttatgcACCCTTAAATCAGTGAACAGGAGAGAAATTCCCTTCAGTGTCCTGTTCCTTGCAACTTAGAAGGGGAAAGAAACTGAGGTCATCACCATCCAAAAGCTGTGAGCCTTCATGTGTCAGAAAAAGGTGATTAAATGGGGGAAGGCAGTGACTGGGGTCATTAAAAAACACATCTGGCAGAAAGAAGCTGGCAAACAGCTGCAAACAAAGTGTAGCTGAGAGCTAAAAGGAGACCTTTTCCCTTCTGAGAATGGAAAATACGCGGCCGAAGTGGGCTTTTGACTGGCTTTCTACTGTACAGGAATGGGTTGGAGATGCATTCAGGATCAAATCAGCACAAAACAAAAGGGTTGTTCACGATGGATTTGTGCTGCTTACACCTCCCCTGTCTCTCTGAATtatttgtgtttggggtttgaCCTACAGCTCTCGTGGGTTCAGTGATCTGTATTTCCcgagatgctgctgctgtaggTGCAATACTTGGAAAGATTAACTGACGTGATAACGCCCCACAGGAATTTTCATGTCTAGGCCAAAGTCAATCTCGGGCACATTTGATGAGGGTCAGGAGATTAACCAAGCACAAATAAAAACTAGTTTTAACTGACATTTTCTAAGTAAAACTTGGGATCTGAAGATCACGCTTGCCAATGGGAGCACAGTCACGTTACATACCTCCATCATCTGCAAGTGAAAAACAAGTAGTAAGGTCAGGGATTTGAAACACACTAGAGTTTacaattaaaaagcattttcatagCTGACTGATGGTGTAATTACTTCCAGAGCGAAGCTACAATGGAGAAGAGTATGTAGGTTCTCAAGTGCTCATGGCCCTCACTGAAGTTTGGCACCAAAATGTCTCCTTCTGGGTGTGCCAACAGCTGACACTTCACATCTGGGCCTCCCCAGTGAATTCAACATAGAGGCACACTCTGCTAATCTAGACTGCTGGATGTGATTTTAAGGACCTGCAGCATTCCAATCAGCTGGGACAGAAGAGATGCAGTGATGGGGTCAGTTCTTTTAAACCCATCCTTTTGTTATCTTCTCAAAATTTTCAAAGGAGTGGTACAAAACTCACCAAGTTTTTGCTTAGGTCTCGTATTCTCAGCCTGATCTCCATTAATGATGACATTCACGATGTGTGTGGTGCTGTTTGACATACCTGGGTCCAAGCACAGAGCTGCCAAACAAGCACATGGAGAGGGTTCATTTTCCAAAGCAGGAGTCAGGCAACTTGACATTGTAACAAAAGCTTTCACAGAAATGTATCTGATACCACAGAACATATATTTGTCATACATTCATGCTGGAAGAGCAGCGAAACCTTTGCTTTCACATGTTCTTAAATGTAacattaaattacaaaaaaaaaaaagtaaaattaaatgtttctgtaaCTCTCAGCTCTCTTACAGATCCCTGGTAAGTCTTGTTTTTCAGCAGCTAAGTTTACTTTCCATTCCATAGACTGAAGATTTAACTATAAACTACCCATTACAGACTTTTTCAGTCTATTGGATTCATCACCTTTGCCATCACCTGCTTTCACCTCTCTGTCCCCAGCATGCAGTTGTAACCAATAACTGAGAATCAGGTCTCAACTGCAATGACATTGCCTTGAAATCGTATCTAATCGTATCAAGTTTCTACCTTGTCAAGTTTGATTTCTGATCCTTGTTTTACCTTCATTTTATGTAGGAAACATGGGATTGGCAATAATCACGTTCCAAAGATGTCTGAATTTACTCTAATtattctctccttctttccagTTGGAAAACCCGAGTCCTGTCACCTCCCCACAGCTGACAGGAGCGTGACCTCCACTCACACTGCATCATGCAGCTATTTTTTTCTACCTAAGTTCTCAGATGCTGTTCACAGAAGTCCAGTAATTTAGACATTTATACTAAAATGCCAAATCACAGCTTGAAGACTTGGGTTTTGTGTAGGATCCTGATTAATGGCAGTTTTCTCCCTACAGACATCCAACTTTTACTTCAGACCTGTACGTTTAGCAGAAGCTCAGCAACTGACTCACAAAAGGACCAAAGTTTCACTGATACAGCCATGAGATGCTGCTCTGCTAATCTATGTAGGCTTTGCTGCATGGATTTTTATCTTTGGTTTAAAGCATTTTAGACATTTAGAGTAGCCTTCAAAGACAGAAGTAGCTTtggtgggaaaataaaaaaaaagcaaagaccTGGAGTACATTCAACGACTTCCCCCTTGTACCCAgtttcttcctccagctctcGCAGTGCAGCACTTTCTGCTGACTCGTTTTCCTCAATGAGGCCTGTGAGATAAATAATAGACAAGAATAATTAAAAGCCTACCACTTAACTGCAATACCCATCCCAAGATCTAATCAAGTGTTATGGAAGAGGTGAAACATCCTCACTACCCTGTATTTACAGAGGGATAAACTGAAGCATTAGGAAGGATTCCAGCTTCTGGATTCATCGTGCTGCTCCTCACATCCTTAACTGATCATCTACAGAATGATCAGTTCTACCTTCCCAGGAAACAGCACTAATATTCTCATGAGGGAAAGAAGCTGAATGCTTCTACTCCTAGAGAAAGGAGAAGTGGAGAGAATTTTCTCCAGTTTCCTGAAACAagctcattttgttttcttcattatcAAATATTCCTATTTTGGAATAGCACACTGAGCTCAGCACAGTTTCCAGCTGACACTCTAAGCACATCTAAACACACTGAACTAAATGTGACTCATCCTAATGTTTCAGTCACTTACCTGCAGGGAATTCCAAGCAGTAGCCATTGATTGGGGGCCTGAACTGTTTCACCAGGACAATGCAGTCATAGTGCAGAgttctctgcagcactgcaatCACTGCTACCCCTGCAACAGCCACAGAGGACAGAGAGTCTGAGTACAGCAGAAAATGAGTATTTAGTGCTAGATCCACAGAAGCACTGCTACTGTGAGCATTAAACATTTAGATGCCTGCTCCAGAATCTATATCATTTATATCAAGGTGAAATAAAAGCCCCAAACTGCATCTTCAAAGCATCCCAGCAAATGAGAGGCACATGTAGGATGCAAGACTCACCCTCAGCCCACCAATATCTAGGGAAAGGCTCTCCTGCCTGCAGAGACTCTCTGGAAGCCTCTGTATTGAACCTTCTACTATGCTGCTCTCATGGCTAAATCACGTTCCTCTTGTGCCCAAAGACAACTGTGTCCTTAGCCCCTCTAACAACCCACCAGGCTGTGAGCTACTCTGTATCAGGGCAGCCATCATGTCTTTGGAACTGCTCCATCACCCTAAAGTGAATCCAGGGATCTTGGGATCTGATTGTTCAGCACTGAAGCTGGCATTTCATTAGCTCTGGGGTATAGAAAGCTCTGCTGAGCTACCTGTTCCACATCCTCATTCGCTcagaagcagctcagctctAAGTCTGCACTGTGAGTTTATCAGaacttccacaggaaaaaaaatgccaccaaaaaaaagccaccaatGTCTTACCATCAGCTGTGACTCCCTTCTTGTTGCCAGTCCGCTTTACACTTTCCCAAGTTCTGtttaacacagagaaaagaacaaatgaatATGTAACTTGTCTTCTACCCTTGctactttcatttaaaagcaaaatatatcaTCACATGGGGAGGCCTCCTAAGAAAGCAGCTGGTCCTGGGTAGGCCCTGTCATATACTATAAAATGTCTGTAGCatcattttattttgcctgcttaaagtgggagagagaaaatagtTAATTAACGATCGTTTAAATCACTAAAAACAAGGGAAAGGCATAAATGACTGTCACAGAACAGGCAAGTCTTATAATAGTCATCttggaaaagagcaaaataaagcaatttatatataaaacatgtCAGATTTTGAAGTACAATTTTGTAACAAGACCATGTGAATTCCATCTTTTATCTTGCTCTTGCATAAGATTTATAGGGTGAGCTATGAACTCTCAGCTCAGTTGCTGGAGCACATAAGGAGCACACAGGCAAGGAAGACACAAGCTTCTCTCTCAACATAAGCAATGGGatgagtaaaaacaaaaaaccccaccagcaATATAAATCCTTCTACAGAAGCTCCAATCTTGCTACTTTTAAGAGGATATTTTGCTGATGAACTGAGAGGCACTAGAGAAAGATATCTGTCCAGAGTCTAACACATTAAGGGCAGGGAACTAAAACCATGGTGTCACATCTGGATAACTACAGCAACAGTAAAGGGTACAAGAGAATTGGACAGACACGATACTATACAAGAGGACATTAATTTGTCAGTAATATGCAAGATCCAGCACCATCAGCAGGGAAAAAGGAGCCCTTAATGAAGAACCAGAAAAGCCACAGGATGGACTGATTGCCATAGTCTAGAACTGCTTCTGTGTAGCATCTTTAcaaggagctggaaaagcaaCATAATCCAAGGTTCAATGTGCCCAAGAGGATTTAGGAGCCAAATTTGATCCCACATGCCAGCACATCTGCTGGGGTGAGATTCCCTTCTCTGAACAGCAGGAATTCTAAAGGAACTGCACAGTGAACAGCTCTCATCTTGTGTGGAGTGATGGGTTTGTAATGCTCATGTTCTCTAGCCTGGGGCCAGTCTGCACAATTGAGAACGTTACAGGAATCAGAAATACCACAGAGGCAGTTACCTGGTTTTCCCAAAGGGATCAGTGTAAGTTGTTTCTTCAAGCTTcaaccattttctttctgcaattaCCTAAAACAAAGAATTCTTTGTTAAATACATTACAAGATTAATCCCAAAGATTTGGGGGCTTTTGGGAGAAACAACATGACTATTTTTGGATTCTttagaggaaaatatttcagcatcaCAATACATGCAGGAATGTGCAACAACATTCCTGTTGctaatacaggaaaaaaaaccccaaaaatatttACTCTAAGTTCTtgaatagaaatagaaaataggcccaagaaaatacttttcttaatATTACTTTTATAATCAAGTTTCAATGAATTCAGTGGGATTTTATGTACTGGAAAGTCCTCATTTTTTAGAAGGATTTTGCAAGGGTCATATTTCAGCTGCAAAAGGGTCTCTGGGCTGCAGAGACTTTACCTACACTGGTGCTCCTGAGTGTCCActcagcagagagcacagcccAACAGCTGGGAATGAAAGACTGAAAACCAAACTATCCCGAAACTTTCCCTGAAAGATCTCAGGTTGTGGCCTTGTGtaactgctgttttctgcagctgtgagaCTGATACATACCTATCCTTTCAGGATTTCTGAGGGCTGCTGACTGAGTTCTTAGCATTACCACCATgacaaaatgtcttttctgaGCTGAAtgagtttgttttccctgtgatgtttcctcatttttttatgtaattcacttaaaagggaaaaatccctAGGTATTAGCCCAGCAGTTTACTTTGATGGGCAAAGAACATCTGCTTTGCTTACAACAGCCTGACTGTGTGTTCCCAGAAAcaggagaaatgaaataaaatcagctgCCACTTTCATGGAAGAAGGTATTCCAACATCAGACCACACAGTTACTGCTGAGTTACAGAACCCCTTCTAACAAAAAGGCTGGTGGCAGAGGCAGGGTAAATACTTCCCTGTATTAAGCCCACAAAATGAGTGAAAAACctaaatagtttaaaatatgTAAGATCCAATTATAAACTGCTGGtgacacaaaaaaatacaatatttcaaAAGAGGATAACAAAGAGgcattatgaaaaaaaaccaaccaaacaacaacaaaccaaatcaacaaaaccaccaaaaaacccccacaaaaaccccaaacaaacaaaacaaaacaaaacaacccaaacaaaacaccccccccccaaaaaaaaaaaaggagaataaatgaaaattctgCCTGCAAGAAAACAGGTCTTAATAGAAAACccaaaaagtttcaaaaatgaAACTCCTTAATGCTTGAGAtatattcatattaaaaaaatattcaagggAAAAGACATAAATATAATCTAAACAAATCTCTTATTTCCTGAAATGGTTTTGTACCTTGAAACCTAAAGAAATGACAAGACTGTGTTTACTCCACGGAAGAACAATAGAAAAAACTACATTTGTGTTGTAACAACAGCGTGAGGCTGCTGCCAAACCTGCCTTAACACCAAAGATTAACTTTTAAGAATTCACTTAAAAGGGAACTGAAACAAATAGAGGCAGCTTAAATTAGGGTGAAAGTGCTCCTAATAAGCACCCAGAAGTACTTCCAGAATCCTTCCTCAGGACCTGATATTAATCTTATTACTTCCTCACCCATGTCTTTAGAACAGCAATTATCTAGATTCAAACCctttcagaaaacatgaaagGTGGTACAATCCTAAATGTTAAGGAAACCCTTAGTGGTTCTTCttaaaggaacagaaaacaaggCTGAGTTTCACGATCCACTGATTTGTAAGGTCTCTCAGAGGTATCAGCATTATTTCTGAACATGCAAACCcctgaacagaaaatacaagaatCAGAtgcaaaatctgaaacaaaaagcagcagcttaaAATACTGTAGCACTGTAGATTTCTCTCTCCCCGTTGATAATCTGTATGATTATTTCCACAAAATGTCACCCCTTTTAAACTCTCTGACCATCAAGTAGTGTTTTATCTATTGAAAAGATTTTTACAAACATACAGCATTTACAGCATTTTGTACTCTGCACTCACAAACACTCTGATCAGTCTCAAATAATTGTTATTTACAACAACACACGTTAAACCCAAGCATTCTGTACCTTTTCCTTAACGACGAATTGTTTAGctgtttttttaacttctgtggATCTCTCAGCTGCCATTTTCGGGAATGTCAGGCTTTCCCCCCCTGTGCAAAGTCCAGATATATATGACACTAAGTCAATATTTGATTTCGGTGTAAAGTTAAAAGGTTCATTTCTGCATTCTAACCTAACAAATGCAGCTTGCTGGAGGAAGCCAGGGACGTGTGATGGCAAGTTCAATTCACATTTTCGGCTCCACCCAATGGTTTCAGAGTCAAATAACTCAACGGAGAAACGTAAATTTGGATCAAAACCCTGACTTGCATAGTTGTAATAGTCCTATCAGCTGCTGAGTAGCTATGCTGGCCAAAGACACCCTTCTTAACTATTCaaatgtcacacacacacacacagacaaaattCATCCACTTCAGTCAAATTGTTTCATTCTGATCTGGGTGAAATGCTCTGCCAACAGTGTGTGGATAACAGGACCACACACTCCACTgtggaagtggaaaaaaacccttatacCAAGAGGATTTCAGTGGTGAAAACCGTGTGCTATTAGGAATCAGAACTAGAACCTACCTCTACCTTACACACATCACAAATAAACACGGACATGACTCGACCTTCCACCAAAAACCAAGGTCAAAAAGCCACACGTTGAAAGTGCAGGAGGCACGTGGAGCTGGTGTGATCAAAGCAGGTCAGTCTCTCACTGGGACTGATGTGCCCAACACCCTGAAAAAGGCAGCTGGATATCTGCCCAAAGCACTTTCAGCACAGAGACACACCAAGGAAGCTCATCTCTGTTAAGGTGGAATCCTGAAGTCCTGAAAATCATCATGAATCATCAAGCAAAAGCCAGTGAGAAGCAGCCAACCAGTTTAAACACCAGGAGAGACAAGATAATCTTGAAGATGTCTCTCCTCCATACCATTAACTTTCCATGAAGTCAACAGGAATCTTTCCATGCTCCAACTATGGTTTAATAAGGCTCTGTGTGATCTGTAGCAATGAAGAGCACCAGAAGTGTGTGAAGACTTTCTCTTGTCACACTAAATTTTAgcagtttcatttttcactcCATCTTTATTCTTTTATGATAACAGCTACTGCACATTTGTGAAACATGTAAGAGCAACAATCAGCTTTCTTACATACTGGACTGGGTTTAATTCCAAGAAGTAGTTAAAAGGAATAGGTAGTactaaacatttctgtttaTCAGCAGGAGTAAAACTAACCTACATAAATCCACTTCCTCAGTCTGCACACAGGGCAGGCTCTTCCTCAAGACAGTGTTTTTGGATGAAGCAGGCCAAACATTCAAGGCCAAACATTCAGGTTGGTTTTATGTAACATAAGTCTTGAAAAGAAACCCTGACCTGTTAAACCCAACTGttccttcaaaaatacattCTATAGTCTTTTCTTAAAGCCATGAAGCTCCAACTCAAAACTATGCAGGCTTATTAACTACCTTACCCCTATTTGTATGAAAAACTGTTCAAGAACCTCACTTGCTTATCTTCCAATTTCTATCCCATGTTAGGTCACTCAGTTGTTACCCATTTGTTCTTGAGCCAGCAATGTGTGGAACTCCCTTCACTTAGGATTTAAGAGTTTTATCTGGACAATGGCCACGGTCTCTTGCTGTGACTCTCAAATACAAGATCAAGCTTTCCACCAAACTTatgcaaaagcagcacagcccaggacaGCAGTTCCAAGAGGTTCCTGGTCACCCAGAGGAAACAAAGGAGGCTCTGTGTGATGCCTGAAGTATAAAGccttaaaaacataaaaacttGACAAACCCAGCTACAACAAATTCACCTCCCACATTTGGATGGAATTACAGCCTTTTGCATTGTCAATATAAATACACCAGAGGAGTAGACAGGGAACCATATCcttgttgaggtttttttttttttggatgggACTGAGTACATCTTCCTCTTTTAGTTTCTCCCTCACAGGAAATCCTGTTCCATGGATCACACTAATCCTTCTGCAGAAGCTTACAAGTATCAGTGTATCTCTCTCAAACATGGATTACCACAGTCGTTCCCCAAATCCCACAAGCACCTGGAGTAATGGTTTGTACAACAGGATTAATACTCACCTACATCAGCTACAAAAACATACTAGAACCTTATCTCATGGCTTTTCAACACAGCTTGCTCTCTGCTGACAGATTCAAGGGTGACTTGCtacttaaaataacaaaaaatatacaGTTTCAGTCGTTTGAATTATCACTAAAATCTAAAATGGGTGAACACCtcaaagagagaggaagaaactgctctgtctcagcttcTGTAGTTCGGGCCTCCTCCACAAGTGGGTGCAGTAACTCTATGTATggtgacatttttaaaagttccaccaaaaagtaatttttcccaAATTCAGTTGGCTGTAAGAGTGAGAGTCGTGGCTGTTATGAAGCTGAAATGCCATTTGGTTAAACAAGGGCTGCAGTTCTGGTTTCTCACGTTGGTCATGCTGTCAAGGGTGGTAACACCTCTTGTTCATGAACAAAATTAGCAACTGAAAATTGAATTTAACACTACAACGTTAGGTTTCTAAAGCCCTGTTTGGCTTCAGAACAGCCCTTGCCTTCCAGCCCTCTGACAGGAAGGTTCTTCTTCTATCACAAAATTCCCCCTGTATCATTTGAATTAAAACACAAGGCAGCTCACACAGCAGCCTGGGAACCTGGCTCATTTAGGATTGCATGAGCtctaaatatacattttaacaGTTATCAATGCAATCTTAAGAATATGTCACAGTGCTCACATTTATCAGCTGCCTTAACATGAATCAACAGCACTCAAACTATAAATTAtggggaaaacaaatgtttggCCAATTCCTGCTtctagaaaattttttttttttttttttctttgctttcctctaGCATTTTTGTGGACAGTGTTATGGGCTTTAGCTGGCAAATCATGCtacttctttcatttatttcatgttgGGGTCAAACTCAGTCATGCACAAGGCATGCCATTTATAAAACATGTAACTTTATTCCCATTGCTTATTCCTTTATTGAGTGGCTTCCTTTGAAGTCAACGTCCAGTCATTCTGCAGTTCAAAAATTATCCTTCCCAGGAGTAAAAATCTTAAGCCAACTGAGGCCCATGAATCAGCTCAAGAGAGAAGCCAAAGTGTCAGAACTGTACTTTAATGTTAACCCTTACATATATGGATTAGCTTTTCTAAATCACTTTTCAGAAGACAGTCTCTGATCCAAACACACATCCCAGCTGACAGCAACCAGGTTTAATGGAAGCTCAGCAATGGTGTCCTAAAGCAAGCtcaagataaaacaaaatacaagtTTTCTTATAAATAACCTGCAAAAGGGACACTGGCAGTGTTTTATGCACGATTTACCCAACAGCAGTTTGAGATATGTGTGCTGATGACAAACATCATTAAAAGCTCCCAAGTCACTTTAAACTTGTGgctgaaacaaaaaggaattcTAGAAACAAAATCAATTAATTAGCAGAAGTTGatgggagaaagggagagggagaaaatgggggggggggaaatgtttcatttttgtcatGGTATTTAGCAGCACGCATG includes:
- the NUDT5 gene encoding ADP-sugar pyrophosphatase; the encoded protein is MAAERSTEVKKTAKQFVVKEKVIAERKWLKLEETTYTDPFGKTRTWESVKRTGNKKGVTADGVAVIAVLQRTLHYDCIVLVKQFRPPINGYCLEFPAGLIEENESAESAALRELEEETGYKGEVVECTPALCLDPGMSNSTTHIVNVIINGDQAENTRPKQKLDDGEFVEVISLPKNDLLQRIDELVAEEHLAVDARVYTYALALKCATETPLQVPFMKF